In Deltaproteobacteria bacterium, the DNA window AAAATCTTAAAGAGGGTCTCTCCCCTACCAAGCCCATGGCCGACGTCAATATCACCGCCGCGCTGATTGGCGGAGCGATGATTGGTTTCGCTTCCGTCATCTTGCTCGCATTCCACGGCCGTATCGCCGGTGTCTCCGGCATACTCGACGGCATCTTTAGCCACCGCTCGAAACGCGAAAAGCTTTGGCGATTTACATTCGTACTCGGCATCGTCGTCGGTGCCCACCTTTACACCTTTTTGCGTGGCACCCCACCCATGCAGCTGCAGGCCGAACGGATTCCGCTGCTGCTCGCGGGCCTCTTGGTTGGCTTTGGCACCAAGTTGGGCTCGGGTTGCACGTCGGGGC includes these proteins:
- a CDS encoding YeeE/YedE family protein, translated to MADVNITAALIGGAMIGFASVILLAFHGRIAGVSGILDGIFSHRSKREKLWRFTFVLGIVVGAHLYTFLRGTPPMQLQAERIPLLLAGLLVGFGTKLGSGCTSGHGVCGLARRSKRSLVETLTFMIVAMITVYLRRHISY